The proteins below are encoded in one region of Pseudonocardia sp. DSM 110487:
- a CDS encoding thiolase domain-containing protein, with amino-acid sequence MNTDIAVVGFAQAPQVHRTSGTTNGVEMLVPVFQELFATTGLSRREIGFWCSGSSDYLAGRAFSFVSAVDAIGAFPPIIESHVESDGAWALYEAWVKIRTGEVDTALVYGFGKSSAGELRRVLALQLDPYAVAPLWPDSVSIAALQARVGLDRGLWSEKEMAEVAARSRADGAANPHAQLGGAVDVAALLEEPYLADPLRAHDCAPVTDGAAAVVLAAGDRARELCERPAWISGIEHRVDSPVLGARDLGRSTSAAAAAAAAGIDGVTVAELHAPFTSQELLLRRELGLSDAVRINPSGGPLCGNPMFATGLTRIGEAAARVMDGTAERVLAHATVGPALQQNLVCVMEGRS; translated from the coding sequence GTGAACACCGACATCGCCGTCGTCGGCTTCGCCCAGGCACCGCAGGTGCACCGGACGTCCGGCACCACCAACGGGGTCGAGATGCTCGTCCCGGTGTTCCAGGAGCTGTTCGCGACCACCGGGCTGAGCCGCCGCGAGATCGGGTTCTGGTGCTCGGGTTCCTCGGACTACCTCGCGGGCAGGGCGTTCTCGTTCGTCTCCGCGGTGGACGCGATCGGCGCGTTCCCGCCGATCATCGAGTCGCACGTGGAGTCCGATGGGGCGTGGGCGCTGTACGAGGCGTGGGTGAAGATCCGCACCGGCGAGGTGGACACGGCGCTCGTGTACGGCTTCGGCAAGTCCTCTGCCGGCGAGCTGCGCCGGGTGCTGGCCCTGCAGCTCGACCCGTACGCCGTCGCCCCGCTCTGGCCCGACTCCGTGAGCATCGCCGCGCTGCAGGCGCGCGTCGGCCTCGACCGCGGGCTGTGGAGCGAGAAGGAGATGGCCGAGGTGGCCGCGCGCAGCCGCGCGGACGGCGCCGCCAACCCGCATGCGCAGCTCGGCGGCGCCGTCGACGTCGCGGCGCTGCTGGAGGAGCCCTATCTCGCCGACCCCCTGCGGGCCCACGACTGCGCGCCCGTCACCGACGGCGCCGCGGCCGTCGTGCTCGCGGCCGGCGACCGGGCGCGCGAGCTGTGCGAACGCCCCGCGTGGATCAGCGGCATCGAGCACCGCGTCGACTCCCCCGTCTTGGGCGCGCGCGACCTGGGACGCAGCACGTCGGCGGCCGCGGCGGCCGCGGCGGCCGGCATCGACGGTGTCACCGTCGCCGAGCTGCACGCCCCGTTCACCTCGCAAGAGCTGCTGCTGCGCCGCGAGCTCGGGCTCTCGGACGCCGTGCGGATCAACCCGTCCGGTGGCCCGTTGTGCGGCAACCCGATGTTCGCCACCGGGCTGACCCGGATCGGCGAGGCGGCCGCACGGGTCATGGACGGCACCGCGGAGCGAGTCCTCGCGCACGCCACCGTCGGGCCAGCGCTGCAGCAGAACCTCGTCTGTGTCATGGAGGGGCGGTCCTGA